In Arthrobacter sp. SLBN-112, a genomic segment contains:
- a CDS encoding Gfo/Idh/MocA family oxidoreductase, with amino-acid sequence MKIIQVGLGAWGASWLNVIHQSKTWELAGVVDVNRDAARAAGEQYGIPAYATIEEALNHKDSFDAVLVIVPPEYHAAVAVPALEAGVHTLIEKPLAHNLEDGIRIIEAAEKSGKHAMVSQNYRFKRAARTVQRLISEGVIGDLEQVFIDYKKNPPFEGFRLEMDEPLIVDAMIHHLDQLRGIVGVEPTAVRARSWNTATSRFKGNSSAIVQFDCDNGARVVYTGSWSSYGPQTSWDGDWEIQGSKGAITWKNNEVTIDFASLFDTVFLAGAVERSGVMHVDLDALPVEERLGTLAAFRDAIETGQKAETDVTDNIQSLQLVMATAASARQNGAPIPLKTNAELFGSN; translated from the coding sequence GTGAAAATCATTCAAGTAGGCCTCGGCGCATGGGGCGCTTCATGGCTGAACGTCATTCACCAAAGCAAGACCTGGGAACTGGCCGGCGTTGTCGACGTCAACCGGGACGCCGCTCGGGCCGCAGGTGAGCAGTATGGAATCCCCGCCTACGCCACTATCGAGGAGGCTTTGAACCACAAGGACTCTTTCGACGCGGTTCTGGTCATCGTTCCACCCGAATACCACGCGGCGGTGGCTGTCCCGGCCCTCGAAGCTGGTGTGCACACACTGATTGAGAAGCCCCTCGCGCACAACCTTGAGGACGGCATCCGCATTATCGAAGCGGCGGAGAAGTCCGGCAAGCACGCCATGGTTTCCCAGAACTACCGTTTCAAGCGCGCCGCACGGACCGTGCAGCGCCTCATCAGCGAAGGGGTGATCGGAGATCTTGAGCAGGTATTCATCGACTACAAGAAGAACCCGCCGTTCGAAGGCTTTCGGCTCGAAATGGATGAGCCCCTCATCGTCGATGCGATGATCCATCACCTGGACCAGCTTCGCGGGATCGTGGGTGTAGAACCCACTGCCGTGCGTGCACGGTCCTGGAACACGGCAACTTCCCGGTTCAAGGGCAACTCCTCTGCCATCGTGCAGTTCGACTGCGACAACGGTGCCCGTGTCGTTTACACGGGTTCGTGGAGCTCCTACGGCCCGCAGACCAGCTGGGACGGCGACTGGGAAATCCAGGGCAGCAAGGGCGCCATCACTTGGAAGAACAACGAGGTCACCATCGACTTCGCCTCACTGTTCGACACCGTGTTCCTTGCCGGTGCGGTGGAACGCTCTGGCGTCATGCATGTCGACCTGGATGCCTTGCCGGTCGAGGAACGGTTGGGAACACTCGCTGCGTTCCGCGACGCCATCGAAACCGGGCAGAAGGCGGAGACGGACGTCACCGACAATATCCAGAGCCTGCAGCTGGTCATGGCTACCGCCGCTTCCGCCCGACAGAACGGGGCACCGATTCCCTTGAAGACCAACGCCGAACTTTTCGGCAGCAACTAG
- a CDS encoding Gfo/Idh/MocA family oxidoreductase, translating to MENDRTTTAPSRLRAGFVGAGFMAEVHSRAARAAGAETAGIASSSPASAARAKDRLGIEQAYASVQDLIMDDAIDVIHVCTPNATHLALAEAALAAGKHVVCEKPLATNVRDAARLVELAAKAGTIATVPFVYRFHPMVREARERIASGQTGRISTIQGSYLQDWLLSRGDDNWRVDAALGGPSRAFADIGSHLCDLIEFVTNDRITRVGALSRTLFSGRANHADVKTEDLVTAVFEMRNGAVGNLLVSQVAPGRKNRLMIEVSGSETTVQFDQEAPETLWLGKRAGSQLLLRDPDALSPEAARLSVLPAGHPQGYQDAFNAFVADTYATIGGETREGLPTFRDGLRAALLTQSILESNNSGRWTEVPDIKQLEGVQ from the coding sequence ATGGAAAACGACAGAACCACGACAGCCCCCTCCCGGTTACGGGCCGGGTTCGTCGGAGCCGGGTTCATGGCCGAGGTGCACAGCCGGGCCGCCCGTGCCGCCGGGGCGGAAACCGCCGGCATCGCGTCCTCGAGCCCCGCCAGCGCCGCCCGCGCCAAGGACCGTCTGGGCATCGAGCAGGCTTACGCCTCCGTCCAGGACCTCATCATGGACGATGCGATCGATGTCATCCACGTGTGCACCCCGAACGCCACCCACCTGGCCTTGGCGGAGGCCGCACTGGCGGCCGGTAAGCACGTGGTCTGCGAGAAGCCTCTGGCTACCAATGTGCGCGATGCCGCCCGTCTGGTGGAGCTGGCCGCCAAGGCCGGAACAATCGCGACGGTTCCGTTCGTCTACCGCTTCCACCCCATGGTTCGGGAAGCCCGGGAACGTATTGCCTCCGGCCAGACGGGACGGATCTCCACGATCCAGGGGTCCTATCTTCAGGACTGGCTGCTGTCCCGGGGGGACGACAACTGGCGGGTGGACGCCGCTCTCGGCGGCCCGTCACGCGCTTTCGCTGACATCGGCTCCCACCTGTGCGACCTGATCGAATTCGTCACCAATGACCGGATCACCCGGGTCGGCGCACTAAGCCGCACGCTCTTCTCCGGCCGGGCAAACCACGCTGATGTCAAGACTGAAGACCTCGTCACGGCAGTCTTCGAAATGCGCAATGGTGCCGTCGGAAACCTCCTGGTCAGCCAAGTCGCTCCTGGACGGAAAAACCGGCTGATGATCGAGGTTTCCGGCTCCGAAACCACTGTGCAGTTTGACCAGGAAGCACCCGAGACGCTGTGGCTGGGCAAACGGGCCGGCTCGCAGCTGCTTCTTCGCGACCCGGACGCGCTTAGCCCCGAAGCGGCACGCCTCAGTGTCCTCCCGGCAGGGCATCCGCAGGGTTATCAGGATGCCTTCAATGCATTCGTCGCCGATACCTACGCCACCATCGGCGGGGAAACCCGCGAGGGTCTGCCCACATTCCGGGACGGCCTCCGAGCCGCCCTCCTTACCCAAAGCATCCTCGAATCCAACAACAGCGGTCGCTGGACCGAGGTTCCAGACATCAAACAATTAGAAGGAGTGCAGTAG
- a CDS encoding ROK family transcriptional regulator yields the protein MDNGGPGELLHILRDGRPRTRADLAGITGLGRAAISSRLETLLGLGLVAPVSGAPSTGGRPSARLAFNPGARLAAAADVGATHATVALTDLSGGVLVETTERLEISCGPEAVLDWLTMTLTGHLNAMKRPATDMIAVGIGLPGPVEHSTGKPISPPIMPGWDGFDVPAYIQQTFNVPVLVDNDVNLMALGERATRWPTEDNMIFLKVATGIGSGVVSGGILQRGAAGVAGDVGHIAVSRGAGIQCRCGKNACLEAIAGAPAIAAQLRKNGLKAITGNDVVSLVRSGDLAAIQAVRQAGRDIGEMLNMCVSFINPSLIVVGGSLAQSGEHLIAGIRETVYARSTPLATQHLNITQSETGPEAGVVGASILAVEYVLAPHRVNDLAARPHSGGRGLQKEEHVAQTSESLPDVGAKQLQDALP from the coding sequence ATGGACAACGGCGGCCCCGGCGAACTTTTGCACATCCTGCGGGATGGACGGCCGCGAACGAGGGCTGACCTGGCCGGGATAACGGGCTTGGGCCGGGCTGCCATCAGTTCGCGCCTTGAGACGCTCTTAGGTCTCGGACTGGTTGCGCCCGTATCGGGCGCGCCTTCCACTGGGGGCCGCCCTTCAGCACGATTAGCCTTTAATCCGGGTGCAAGATTGGCAGCTGCCGCTGATGTCGGCGCCACACACGCGACGGTGGCTCTCACGGACCTGTCGGGAGGGGTACTCGTTGAAACCACTGAACGACTTGAGATTTCGTGCGGACCGGAAGCTGTTCTGGACTGGCTGACCATGACGCTGACCGGTCATCTGAACGCGATGAAGCGTCCAGCAACGGACATGATCGCTGTCGGCATTGGACTACCGGGTCCGGTAGAACACTCCACCGGAAAGCCGATCAGCCCGCCGATCATGCCGGGATGGGACGGATTCGATGTCCCCGCTTACATTCAACAGACCTTCAACGTTCCCGTACTCGTTGACAACGACGTCAACCTCATGGCCCTCGGGGAGCGGGCGACACGCTGGCCCACTGAGGACAACATGATCTTCCTTAAGGTCGCTACCGGTATCGGCTCAGGGGTTGTTAGTGGAGGCATACTGCAGCGAGGTGCGGCAGGGGTCGCTGGAGACGTCGGCCATATCGCTGTTTCCAGAGGGGCAGGAATACAATGCCGCTGCGGCAAGAACGCCTGCCTGGAGGCCATAGCAGGCGCACCGGCCATCGCAGCGCAGCTCCGCAAGAACGGACTCAAGGCGATCACCGGAAATGACGTCGTCTCGCTCGTTCGTTCTGGCGATTTGGCTGCTATTCAAGCCGTCCGGCAGGCTGGCCGCGACATCGGGGAAATGCTCAACATGTGCGTGAGCTTTATCAACCCCTCCTTAATTGTTGTGGGAGGATCGCTTGCACAATCCGGAGAACACTTGATCGCCGGGATCCGCGAAACGGTCTATGCTCGTTCAACGCCGTTGGCGACCCAGCACCTGAATATCACCCAATCCGAAACCGGGCCGGAAGCTGGAGTAGTTGGTGCCAGCATCTTGGCCGTCGAATATGTCCTCGCCCCCCACCGAGTCAATGACCTCGCAGCCAGGCCGCATTCCGGCGGACGCGGCCTCCAGAAAGAGGAGCACGTTGCCCAGACATCGGAATCGCTCCCGGACGTGGGGGCCAAACAATTACAGGACGCACTTCCTTGA
- a CDS encoding helix-turn-helix domain-containing protein → MPQSGNGNSGRLRRYAVPEGLNPEQRFEHWRAWYGNAVETPMRLEKAVPKTPVSFNPSAINFAGPGFSLIEMHTPPALGSWAPNPDTTDLRLAYFRKAAGLTLAVNGVPEPVSPGSVRFIDTSRGGRFDAPEGFHALQLNIDRSSLNVSEAELRSLFRLPDLAKHPIVGTFVIPALMSWKRPGIDHAVSGTSDILRSVMATLVGSLLETPVDDEAQKPALSRAVKKYLDSAYDNPILDVAMVAERFNLSRRSLFYYFENEELHLGERIRALRTRKALELLLQPGAHGITYSEIATTCGFTNVQSMRRAVKEFTGMNVREIHRSETAVRVALQQLRESLNP, encoded by the coding sequence ATGCCTCAATCTGGAAACGGGAACAGTGGCCGTCTGCGACGATATGCCGTGCCGGAGGGGCTCAATCCCGAACAAAGGTTCGAACACTGGCGAGCATGGTACGGCAATGCCGTCGAGACCCCGATGCGGCTGGAAAAAGCGGTACCTAAGACTCCTGTGTCCTTCAATCCTTCAGCCATTAATTTCGCCGGGCCGGGTTTCAGCCTCATAGAAATGCACACCCCTCCCGCGTTGGGATCGTGGGCGCCGAATCCCGACACCACGGATCTGCGCCTGGCCTACTTCCGCAAGGCGGCGGGGCTAACGCTCGCTGTCAACGGCGTGCCTGAGCCAGTATCGCCGGGCTCCGTCAGGTTCATCGACACCTCGCGGGGCGGAAGATTTGATGCGCCCGAGGGTTTTCACGCCTTGCAGCTAAACATCGACCGCAGCAGCCTGAACGTGAGTGAGGCCGAACTGCGCTCCCTGTTTCGCCTGCCCGACCTCGCAAAACACCCAATTGTGGGCACTTTCGTGATCCCTGCGCTGATGAGTTGGAAGCGGCCAGGCATAGATCATGCGGTATCGGGAACCTCAGATATCCTCCGTTCGGTGATGGCGACCCTGGTGGGCTCCCTGCTCGAAACCCCGGTCGACGATGAGGCGCAGAAACCGGCCCTAAGTCGGGCGGTGAAGAAATACCTCGATTCCGCTTATGACAACCCCATTTTGGATGTGGCAATGGTCGCCGAAAGGTTCAACCTCTCCCGTCGCTCTCTTTTCTACTATTTCGAGAATGAAGAACTCCACCTGGGTGAACGGATTCGCGCGTTGAGAACGCGCAAAGCCCTCGAGCTCCTCCTTCAGCCCGGCGCCCATGGGATCACTTACTCAGAAATCGCGACGACGTGCGGATTCACCAATGTGCAAAGCATGCGCCGTGCAGTGAAAGAGTTCACGGGAATGAACGTGAGGGAGATCCATCGATCCGAGACTGCCGTTCGTGTCGCGCTGCAACAGCTCCGGGAGTCACTAAACCCCTAG
- a CDS encoding LLM class flavin-dependent oxidoreductase: MTAGRRQLHLNAFLMSTGHHEASWRLPESDSHSGTDVGHFQRLAQSAERGKLDSIFFADSPVLHGDVTQRPYGSLEPTVLLAAIAAVTERIGLIATASTTYNEPYNLARRFASVDQISGGRAGWNVVTTAGDAAAKNFSLAGQPAHSERYERAAEFLDVAKKLWNSWEEDAVVADKAAGVWADNTRVHPANHVGRYFQVEGALDVPRSRQGHPVIVQAGSSENGKDFAARYAEAVFTAHQTLGDAQAFYSDLKQRTAEAGRNPEAIKILPGIVPLIASTQEEAHRLEQELDDLILPEYARNQLAGVLRVPAESLQLDAELPAGLPSEDQIEGAKSRYTLIVNLARREHLTVRQLIGRLGGGRGHRTFAGTPDQVADTIQEWFEAGAADGFNIMPPVLPSGLDIFVDHVVPILQDRGLFRREYSGRTLREHFGLAKPANTFSPVPLPV, encoded by the coding sequence ATGACCGCCGGGCGCAGGCAGCTTCACCTCAACGCCTTCCTGATGAGCACCGGCCACCACGAGGCATCATGGCGGCTACCGGAAAGCGACAGCCACTCGGGAACCGATGTGGGCCATTTCCAGCGGCTGGCGCAGAGCGCCGAACGCGGGAAACTGGACTCCATCTTCTTCGCTGACTCCCCGGTGTTGCACGGCGACGTAACCCAACGGCCATACGGGAGCCTGGAGCCGACAGTCCTGCTTGCAGCGATAGCGGCCGTCACGGAACGGATCGGGCTCATTGCCACCGCGTCCACCACCTACAACGAACCGTATAATCTCGCCCGGCGCTTCGCTTCCGTGGATCAGATCAGCGGTGGCAGGGCGGGATGGAACGTGGTCACCACAGCCGGGGACGCGGCGGCGAAGAACTTCTCCCTGGCCGGCCAGCCTGCACACTCTGAACGCTACGAACGGGCCGCGGAGTTCCTGGACGTCGCCAAGAAGCTCTGGAACAGCTGGGAGGAGGACGCCGTCGTAGCGGACAAGGCAGCCGGCGTCTGGGCGGACAACACCCGAGTGCACCCGGCCAACCACGTCGGCCGGTACTTCCAGGTAGAGGGTGCCCTGGACGTCCCGCGATCCCGGCAAGGACACCCCGTGATCGTGCAGGCCGGCTCCTCGGAGAACGGCAAAGACTTCGCCGCCCGCTATGCCGAAGCGGTCTTCACCGCACACCAAACCCTCGGGGACGCCCAGGCCTTCTACTCAGACTTGAAGCAGCGGACAGCAGAAGCCGGCCGGAATCCGGAAGCGATCAAGATCCTGCCCGGCATCGTCCCGCTCATCGCCTCAACCCAAGAGGAAGCGCACCGGCTTGAGCAGGAACTCGATGACCTCATCCTGCCTGAATACGCCCGCAACCAGCTCGCAGGGGTGTTGCGGGTTCCGGCGGAGTCCCTGCAACTGGACGCCGAATTGCCGGCCGGGCTGCCCTCGGAGGACCAGATCGAAGGTGCCAAAAGCAGGTACACCTTGATCGTGAACCTCGCCCGGAGGGAGCACCTCACCGTACGCCAGCTCATTGGGCGGCTCGGCGGCGGCCGCGGGCACCGGACCTTCGCCGGCACCCCCGACCAGGTGGCCGACACGATCCAGGAATGGTTCGAAGCCGGCGCCGCGGACGGGTTTAACATCATGCCACCTGTGCTGCCCTCCGGACTGGACATCTTCGTGGACCACGTCGTTCCCATCCTGCAGGACCGGGGACTCTTCCGGCGCGAATACTCAGGACGGACCCTCCGCGAGCACTTTGGGCTGGCCAAACCAGCCAATACTTTCAGCCCAGTACCGCTACCGGTCTAA
- a CDS encoding TauD/TfdA family dioxygenase, whose product MSVITETKLEFTKLGSRIGAEIRGLDLSADLSDATIARIRDALNKHKALVFREANVLDDDAQVRFASRFGPLTNAHPTVASVDGKPAVLPVDSENGSANNWHTDVTFVVNPPQASTLRSITLPAYGGETLIASSAGAYQDLPDELRNFADTLWAIHTNDYDYSVPKNLEHANAEERRKEFTRIHFETAHPVVRVHPLTGERGLFIGGFAQRLRIVGLSNTESKDILRLLQAYITRPENVVRVNWEPDQLVLFDNRITQHYAPDNYDGQPRQLNRVTVAGDIPVGVDGRHSTPIKGDSSSYSETVVVDESAFAGAQR is encoded by the coding sequence ATGTCCGTCATCACTGAAACCAAACTCGAATTCACCAAACTCGGCTCCCGCATCGGCGCGGAAATCCGCGGACTGGACCTCAGCGCCGATCTAAGCGACGCCACCATCGCCCGGATCCGCGACGCCTTGAACAAGCACAAGGCCCTCGTCTTCCGGGAAGCAAACGTGCTCGACGACGACGCGCAGGTCCGCTTCGCCAGCCGCTTCGGCCCGCTCACCAACGCCCACCCCACCGTGGCGTCCGTGGACGGCAAACCGGCTGTCCTCCCGGTGGACAGCGAAAACGGCAGCGCCAACAACTGGCATACCGACGTCACATTCGTGGTCAACCCGCCCCAGGCCTCCACCCTGCGCAGCATCACCCTGCCTGCCTACGGCGGGGAAACGCTCATCGCGTCCTCCGCCGGGGCCTATCAGGACCTTCCGGACGAGCTCCGTAATTTCGCGGACACGCTCTGGGCCATCCACACCAACGACTATGACTACTCGGTACCCAAGAACCTCGAACACGCCAACGCCGAGGAACGCCGCAAAGAATTTACCCGCATCCACTTCGAGACCGCCCACCCCGTCGTCCGCGTCCACCCACTGACGGGGGAGCGGGGCCTGTTCATCGGCGGGTTCGCCCAGCGGCTAAGGATCGTGGGCCTCTCCAACACCGAATCCAAAGACATCCTCCGGCTCCTCCAGGCCTACATCACCCGGCCGGAGAACGTGGTCCGGGTGAACTGGGAACCGGACCAGCTTGTCCTCTTCGACAACCGCATCACCCAGCACTACGCCCCGGACAACTACGACGGCCAGCCCCGCCAACTGAACCGGGTGACCGTTGCCGGGGACATCCCCGTGGGTGTGGACGGACGCCACAGCACACCCATCAAGGGAGACTCGTCCTCCTACTCCGAAACCGTCGTCGTTGACGAGTCCGCGTTCGCCGGGGCACAGCGATGA
- a CDS encoding ABC transporter permease: MSVPTLTTDTHSTAQAPATAPAAGEPDRHGSPATAVGLSRIKRGALNGGRALWRAGAILLFLLLWELGPLYLAPASTRVFLPPLQDVLAALGSLIAKGQLQNHLGASLSRSASGFGIAVVSAIVLGLLVAWYGALDQFLNPLLEVFRNTAALALLPVFTLLLGIGETSKISIVAYAAFFPVLLNTIAGVRTVDPLLIRAARSLGLSNFTLFQKVILPSAVPTIFTGIRMAGTSSILVLIAAEMVGAKAGLGYLIVNSQSSFLIPDMYAGILTVSLLGLAVNYLLVAVERRFSRWRTAVGSGNG; the protein is encoded by the coding sequence ATGAGCGTCCCAACCCTGACCACAGACACACACTCCACCGCCCAAGCCCCCGCAACCGCGCCGGCAGCCGGTGAACCGGACCGGCACGGAAGCCCTGCCACCGCCGTCGGGCTTTCCCGGATCAAGCGCGGAGCACTCAACGGCGGCCGGGCCCTCTGGAGGGCCGGTGCGATCCTGCTGTTCCTGCTCTTGTGGGAACTCGGACCGCTCTACCTCGCCCCCGCCTCCACCCGGGTGTTCCTGCCGCCACTCCAAGATGTCCTGGCCGCGCTGGGCTCATTGATCGCTAAAGGCCAGCTGCAGAACCACCTCGGCGCCAGCCTCAGCCGGTCGGCGAGCGGATTCGGCATCGCCGTGGTGTCCGCCATCGTACTTGGCCTGCTGGTGGCCTGGTACGGAGCCCTTGACCAGTTCCTGAACCCCCTGCTCGAAGTGTTCCGGAATACCGCCGCGCTGGCCCTGCTCCCTGTGTTCACCCTGCTGCTCGGGATCGGCGAAACCTCCAAGATCAGCATCGTCGCCTACGCCGCGTTCTTCCCGGTGCTCCTGAACACCATCGCCGGAGTGAGGACCGTGGACCCGTTGTTGATCCGCGCGGCCCGGTCGCTCGGACTGTCGAACTTCACGCTCTTCCAGAAAGTCATCCTTCCATCAGCAGTCCCAACTATCTTTACCGGCATCCGAATGGCCGGCACCTCATCAATCCTTGTCCTCATCGCCGCCGAGATGGTCGGGGCAAAGGCAGGCCTGGGCTACCTCATCGTCAACTCACAAAGCAGCTTCCTCATCCCGGACATGTACGCCGGCATCCTGACCGTTTCATTGCTCGGGCTGGCCGTGAACTACCTGCTCGTTGCGGTCGAACGCCGGTTCTCCCGCTGGCGCACCGCCGTCGGCTCCGGAAACGGCTGA
- a CDS encoding ABC transporter ATP-binding protein has product MTQSSAPKISLQNVGKTFTVRPTKDAPLGSTLTALDGITLDVAAGEFLTLVGPSGSGKTTLLDLLAGLTRPDTGKVLLDGKEVTGPGKDRAVVFQQYALFPWRTAAANVSFGLEGPGKDGKRLSRKERAEKARIYLDLVGLAGFEDRYPHELSGGMKQRVAIARSLAYEPDVLLMDEPFAALDAQTREQLQEELLRIWRTTGKTIIFITHGIDEAVYLGQRVAVLSSRPGRLKEIVPINLGDRTGDRDVRSDAAFVEQRHKVWALLHDEVLKARQAGHAKILPDGTAPDEAPQSLRGKAA; this is encoded by the coding sequence ATGACGCAGAGTTCCGCACCCAAAATCAGTCTGCAGAACGTCGGGAAGACCTTCACCGTCAGGCCCACCAAGGACGCCCCGCTCGGCTCGACACTGACGGCCCTGGACGGGATCACCCTCGACGTCGCTGCCGGCGAATTTCTCACATTGGTGGGTCCCAGCGGGTCCGGGAAAACCACGCTCCTGGACTTGTTGGCCGGGCTGACCCGGCCAGATACCGGAAAGGTCCTGCTGGACGGCAAAGAGGTCACCGGGCCGGGCAAGGACCGGGCCGTCGTCTTCCAGCAATACGCACTGTTTCCCTGGCGCACGGCCGCGGCCAACGTCTCCTTCGGTCTGGAAGGTCCAGGAAAGGACGGCAAACGGCTCAGCCGCAAGGAACGCGCCGAGAAGGCCCGCATCTACCTTGACCTTGTGGGTCTGGCCGGTTTCGAAGACCGTTACCCGCACGAACTCTCCGGCGGAATGAAGCAGCGCGTGGCCATCGCCAGAAGCCTCGCCTATGAGCCGGACGTCCTGCTGATGGACGAGCCGTTCGCCGCCCTGGACGCCCAGACGCGCGAACAGCTGCAGGAAGAACTGCTGCGGATCTGGCGGACAACCGGGAAAACCATCATCTTCATCACCCACGGCATCGATGAAGCGGTCTACCTGGGCCAGCGCGTCGCCGTGCTCAGCTCACGCCCGGGCAGGCTCAAGGAAATCGTCCCGATCAACCTCGGAGACCGGACCGGGGACCGTGACGTCCGATCCGACGCGGCGTTCGTGGAGCAGCGGCACAAGGTCTGGGCGCTCCTTCACGACGAAGTCCTCAAGGCCCGGCAGGCCGGTCACGCGAAGATCCTCCCCGATGGCACCGCCCCCGATGAAGCCCCGCAATCTCTCCGCGGAAAGGCAGCCTAA
- a CDS encoding response regulator, producing MLVVDDDPGSLLGAQAAVEQSRHECLTASDGDSAWNLYQKRRPHVVVTDLQMPGMDGLSLCRAIRAAERDTYTYLVLVTSHGSREDVLAGMKAGADDYVTKPLDPFLLHTRLLAAHRVTALHADLAQALGAATVSNERLAAFTGRVSHDLRTPLTTILGYVELATMDPDPLPMETSRYLEIAGSSPRRMLSMVEELLAFASIGGSLERRQLSLAKLVGAVTVDLNLGVTAGGRGH from the coding sequence ATGCTCGTCGTCGATGATGATCCGGGGTCCTTGCTGGGCGCCCAGGCCGCCGTGGAACAGTCCCGGCATGAATGCCTCACCGCCAGTGACGGCGATAGTGCTTGGAACCTGTACCAGAAGCGCCGCCCACACGTGGTTGTGACGGACCTGCAGATGCCAGGGATGGACGGACTGAGCCTGTGCCGCGCCATCCGCGCCGCCGAAAGGGATACTTATACGTACCTGGTTCTCGTGACCTCCCATGGGTCCCGGGAGGATGTCCTCGCCGGCATGAAGGCTGGAGCCGATGATTACGTCACCAAGCCCCTGGATCCCTTTCTCCTGCATACCCGCCTCCTCGCTGCCCACAGGGTGACAGCCCTGCACGCCGACCTGGCTCAAGCCTTGGGTGCCGCAACCGTCAGCAACGAGAGGTTGGCTGCCTTTACCGGAAGGGTCAGCCACGACCTCCGTACCCCGTTGACCACAATTCTTGGATATGTGGAACTGGCGACCATGGATCCGGATCCTCTTCCAATGGAGACCTCCAGGTATCTGGAAATAGCGGGATCGAGTCCTCGCCGCATGCTGTCCATGGTTGAGGAACTTCTCGCATTCGCCTCCATCGGTGGTTCTTTGGAGAGAAGGCAACTTTCGCTGGCGAAGCTGGTGGGGGCGGTCACGGTTGACTTGAACCTCGGGGTTACGGCAGGCGGGCGCGGTCATTGA
- a CDS encoding sensor histidine kinase, giving the protein MRTALQNLIQNAVAYARSGVRPVIRVRGQRTGAGVVVCVADIGKGIAAGDRGRVVEPLVRLYREGDPAGSGLGLATCARIAAAHGGRLEIAGNQDEGTSVRLFLGDQMDAMGDPGSG; this is encoded by the coding sequence ATGCGCACGGCGCTGCAAAACTTGATTCAGAACGCGGTCGCCTATGCCCGTTCCGGAGTTCGTCCGGTGATTCGTGTCCGGGGGCAGCGAACCGGTGCCGGAGTCGTGGTGTGCGTAGCGGATATCGGTAAGGGAATCGCCGCGGGAGACCGCGGCCGGGTAGTAGAACCGCTCGTGCGTCTGTACCGGGAGGGGGACCCGGCAGGATCCGGGTTGGGGTTGGCCACTTGTGCTCGCATCGCAGCAGCCCACGGGGGGCGGCTTGAAATTGCAGGGAACCAGGATGAAGGGACGAGCGTGCGCCTGTTTCTCGGGGACCAGATGGACGCGATGGGTGATCCCGGCTCCGGCTGA